A single region of the Gemmatimonadales bacterium genome encodes:
- a CDS encoding nitronate monooxygenase family protein, translating into MDLTTPFARKVGIEVPLICGAMYPCSNPELVAAASAAGGIGIVQPISMTYVHRHDYREGLRLIRRLTDKPIGMNALIEQSSRIYRERMERWIDISLEEGVRFFVTSLGNPRWVVDRVRPVGGVVYHDVTERKWALKALDGGVQGLICVNDRAGGHAGAKSPRALVDETADLGLPLICAGGIGDAPDFVAALKMGYAGVQMGTRFIAAEECNAHPDYKQAIVRATEKDIVLTERITGVPLAVIRTPYVERIGTKIGPLSRLLFRGRKTKHWMRTFYALRSLRQLKKDSLASTASADYWQAGKSVAGIAAVEPAGTIIRRFAEAARAA; encoded by the coding sequence ATGGACCTAACGACGCCGTTCGCGCGGAAGGTGGGCATCGAAGTGCCCCTCATCTGCGGTGCGATGTACCCGTGCAGCAACCCGGAGCTGGTCGCCGCGGCCTCGGCCGCCGGCGGCATCGGCATCGTCCAGCCGATCTCGATGACCTACGTTCACCGTCACGACTACCGCGAGGGGCTGCGCCTCATCCGCCGGCTCACCGACAAGCCCATCGGGATGAACGCACTGATCGAGCAGTCGTCCCGCATCTACCGCGAGCGGATGGAGCGCTGGATCGACATCTCGCTGGAGGAGGGGGTGCGGTTCTTCGTCACGTCGTTAGGCAATCCGCGCTGGGTGGTGGACCGGGTGCGGCCGGTAGGAGGAGTGGTTTACCACGACGTGACCGAGCGGAAGTGGGCGCTCAAGGCCCTGGACGGCGGAGTGCAAGGGCTCATCTGCGTGAACGACCGCGCCGGCGGCCACGCGGGGGCGAAGAGCCCGCGGGCGCTGGTGGACGAGACCGCCGACCTGGGATTGCCGCTGATCTGCGCGGGCGGGATCGGCGACGCGCCGGATTTCGTGGCCGCGCTGAAGATGGGGTACGCCGGCGTGCAGATGGGGACGCGGTTCATCGCGGCGGAGGAGTGCAACGCGCACCCCGACTACAAGCAGGCGATCGTGCGCGCCACGGAGAAGGACATCGTCCTCACCGAGCGCATCACCGGCGTGCCGCTGGCGGTGATCCGGACGCCGTACGTGGAGCGGATCGGCACCAAGATCGGACCGCTCTCGCGGCTCTTGTTCCGGGGGCGGAAGACCAAGCACTGGATGCGCACCTTCTACGCGCTGCGCTCGCTCCGGCAGCTCAAGAAGGACTCGCTGGCCAGCACGGCCTCGGCGGACTACTGGCAGGCGGGGAAGAGCGTGGCGGGGATCGCGGCGGTCGAGCCGGCGGGCACGATCATTAGGAGG
- a CDS encoding hotdog fold domain-containing protein — MSTAIASPGERIRTAWRRLAPLPGGKALFSIVLGWMAPYSGTIRARVLELEPGYAKLVMRDRRGIRNHLNSVHAIALANLAELSSGLAMLTGMPSHARGIPVGLRIAYLKKARGALTAECRCALPDFSHEGEYEFEASISDGGGDVVAKATVRWKLGPVA; from the coding sequence ATGTCAACAGCGATCGCCTCACCTGGTGAACGGATACGTACCGCCTGGCGGCGGCTGGCGCCGTTGCCCGGTGGAAAAGCGCTGTTCAGCATCGTGCTTGGCTGGATGGCACCCTACAGCGGCACGATCCGCGCGCGGGTGCTCGAGTTGGAGCCAGGCTACGCCAAGCTGGTGATGCGCGACCGGCGGGGTATCCGGAACCATCTCAACTCGGTGCACGCGATCGCGCTCGCCAACCTCGCCGAGCTCTCGAGCGGGCTCGCGATGCTCACGGGGATGCCCAGCCACGCGCGAGGGATCCCGGTCGGGCTGAGGATCGCGTACCTCAAGAAGGCCCGCGGTGCGCTGACCGCCGAGTGTCGCTGCGCGCTGCCGGACTTCAGCCACGAAGGGGAGTACGAGTTCGAAGCGTCCATCTCGGACGGCGGCGGCGACGTGGTGGCGAAGGCCACGGTGCGCTGGAAGCTCGGGCCGGTCGCTTGA
- a CDS encoding anthranilate synthase component I family protein — protein sequence MLERLLAIAAGLSPPFVLLEDGRGAGKSMLAWAPLHRVRIEWTDAAVGTLDALTLGDDYIGVIAYDLGIPPHARRRAPMIAQPLADLFVPTQRITLRPGMRPEIRGDDARDRWGVAAGESWRGVDEGGKGARAATAGALRAVRPPERQAPPSRRSLDQAQFEAAVQRALEYIRAGDIYQVNLSVAERAPLAEPAFDVYRRLRAINPSPWMGYADFGDWQLVCGSPELLVEVRDGTARARPIAGTRKKTGKSVPDAAMRRELRTDAKEAAEHVMLVDLARNDLGRIAEFGSVRVAELGAVEEYSHVMHLVRDVVATVVPGTAPLDVFRAMFPGGTITGTPKIRAMEIIAELEPVARGFYTGALGWTGRDAAQWNIIIRSAVVRDGEVVIQAGAGIVADSDPAREWKESLRKAAALRLALRLEE from the coding sequence GTGCTGGAGCGTCTACTCGCCATCGCCGCGGGCCTCTCGCCGCCATTCGTCCTGCTCGAGGACGGACGAGGTGCGGGCAAGAGCATGCTGGCCTGGGCGCCTCTGCACCGGGTGCGAATCGAGTGGACGGATGCCGCCGTGGGCACGCTCGACGCCCTCACGCTCGGCGACGACTACATCGGGGTGATCGCCTACGACCTCGGCATCCCGCCGCACGCGCGTCGCCGCGCGCCGATGATCGCGCAGCCGCTCGCTGACCTGTTCGTCCCGACGCAGCGGATCACGTTGCGGCCGGGGATGCGACCGGAGATCCGCGGAGACGACGCAAGAGATCGATGGGGGGTGGCAGCCGGCGAGTCGTGGCGCGGGGTGGACGAAGGCGGCAAGGGGGCGCGTGCCGCGACGGCGGGCGCCCTGCGTGCGGTCCGACCGCCGGAGCGGCAAGCGCCCCCGAGCCGCCGTTCGTTGGATCAGGCGCAGTTCGAAGCCGCGGTGCAACGCGCCCTCGAGTACATCCGCGCGGGGGACATCTACCAGGTCAACCTCAGCGTCGCCGAGCGCGCGCCGCTCGCGGAGCCGGCATTCGATGTCTACCGGCGGCTCCGCGCGATCAACCCGTCGCCGTGGATGGGCTACGCCGACTTCGGCGACTGGCAGCTCGTCTGCGGCTCGCCGGAGCTGCTGGTCGAGGTGCGGGACGGGACCGCGCGGGCCCGGCCGATCGCCGGCACCCGCAAGAAGACCGGGAAAAGCGTCCCGGACGCGGCGATGCGCCGCGAGCTGAGGACGGACGCGAAGGAAGCCGCGGAGCACGTCATGCTGGTGGACCTGGCACGCAACGACCTCGGCCGCATCGCCGAGTTCGGCTCGGTGCGCGTCGCAGAGCTTGGCGCGGTCGAGGAGTACTCGCACGTGATGCACCTCGTGCGCGACGTCGTAGCGACGGTCGTCCCCGGCACCGCGCCGCTCGACGTCTTCCGCGCCATGTTCCCCGGCGGTACCATCACCGGCACGCCCAAGATCCGAGCTATGGAGATCATCGCGGAGCTCGAGCCGGTGGCGCGCGGCTTCTACACCGGCGCCCTCGGCTGGACGGGCCGGGACGCGGCGCAGTGGAACATCATCATCCGCTCGGCCGTGGTGCGCGACGGGGAAGTCGTCATCCAGGCCGGCGCCGGCATCGTCGCCGACTCGGACCCCGCGCGTGAGTGGAAGGAATCGCTGCGCAAGGCCGCCGCGCTGCGCCTGGCGCTGAGGTTGGAAGAGTGA
- a CDS encoding aminotransferase class IV, producing the protein MAGLFETIRIREGRVPFLAEHLARLGAGLWRLGVEGAPPGLEQRLRQFEAEGEVVVRVTIDETGEVITERPVPAAVPMRVVTSTVPHDAYPVKSTVRAQFERAREEAEGRGAEEALLLTAGGHLAEGAITSLFFWSDELLCTPDLGLGILPGIGRARVMTLARRAGIPVAEGRFAPAALLPGAPFLVNAVRGIVETLSLDDVEVRRDPRTAALRAEFWG; encoded by the coding sequence ATGGCCGGCCTCTTCGAAACCATCCGCATCCGCGAAGGGCGCGTCCCGTTCCTCGCCGAGCACCTCGCGCGACTCGGCGCTGGTCTCTGGCGTCTCGGCGTCGAGGGCGCGCCGCCGGGCCTCGAGCAGCGGCTCAGGCAGTTCGAGGCCGAGGGCGAGGTCGTCGTTCGCGTCACCATCGACGAAACCGGCGAGGTCATCACCGAACGTCCCGTGCCGGCGGCCGTCCCGATGCGCGTGGTCACCTCGACGGTCCCTCACGACGCCTACCCGGTGAAGAGCACGGTTCGGGCGCAGTTCGAGCGCGCGCGTGAGGAGGCGGAGGGGCGAGGGGCAGAGGAGGCCTTGCTTCTGACCGCCGGCGGTCACCTGGCCGAGGGGGCGATCACGTCCCTTTTCTTCTGGAGCGACGAGCTGCTTTGCACCCCCGACCTCGGTCTCGGCATCCTGCCCGGGATCGGCCGAGCCCGGGTCATGACGCTGGCCCGGAGGGCAGGGATTCCGGTCGCCGAGGGGAGATTCGCGCCGGCCGCGCTCCTCCCGGGGGCTCCCTTCCTGGTCAACGCGGTCCGTGGGATCGTCGAGACCCTGAGCCTTGATGACGTGGAGGTACGCCGCGACCCGCGGACGGCGGCGCTCAGGGCGGAGTTCTGGGGTTGA
- a CDS encoding type II secretion system F family protein: MLLTHAWAELDVARFKAEFYRMWYAGYHAGLDYPTTLGSMHEFTRSPSVEKLRGYLLAGTKRRAALASLTKAKPRLFVPFEAALLVLGEESGSLETCLKLLADFFAAEHRMILWIKKKLSYPMFQALAATFIAPFPLLFFGHTAQYLLVVMGGLTILVTAGGSLLLAAATWYGRKPKFVRGRLARALVLGVEAGLPLGRVVELAVDAAASPVISAHVARQQPLAVGCQPLAKTFAGCDLIPREMLATMEIADATGNYSETLKRLADLYDGGYS; the protein is encoded by the coding sequence ATGCTTCTCACTCATGCCTGGGCCGAGCTCGACGTCGCCCGCTTCAAGGCGGAGTTCTACCGCATGTGGTACGCGGGCTACCATGCCGGCCTCGACTACCCTACCACGCTCGGCTCGATGCACGAGTTCACGCGCTCGCCGAGCGTCGAGAAGCTGCGCGGCTACCTCCTCGCGGGCACCAAGCGGCGCGCGGCGCTCGCGTCGCTGACGAAGGCCAAGCCGCGGCTCTTCGTTCCGTTCGAGGCGGCGCTGCTCGTCCTCGGCGAGGAGTCCGGCTCGCTCGAGACCTGCCTCAAGCTCCTCGCCGACTTCTTCGCCGCCGAGCACCGGATGATTCTGTGGATCAAGAAGAAGCTGAGCTATCCCATGTTCCAGGCGCTCGCGGCGACCTTCATCGCGCCGTTCCCGCTGCTTTTCTTCGGACATACGGCGCAGTACCTGCTGGTCGTGATGGGCGGGTTGACGATCCTGGTGACGGCGGGTGGATCGTTGCTGCTCGCCGCCGCGACATGGTACGGACGAAAGCCGAAGTTCGTACGCGGCCGCCTGGCCCGCGCGCTAGTGCTTGGCGTGGAGGCTGGACTGCCGCTGGGGCGGGTCGTGGAGCTGGCGGTGGACGCGGCGGCGAGCCCGGTGATCAGCGCGCACGTAGCGAGACAGCAGCCGTTGGCCGTTGGCTGCCAGCCGTTGGCGAAGACCTTCGCGGGGTGCGACCTGATCCCGCGGGAGATGCTGGCGACGATGGAGATCGCGGACGCAACGGGGAATTACTCGGAGACGCTGAAGCGGCTGGCGGACTTGTACGACGGCGGGTACTCATAG